A single region of the Devosia sp. FJ2-5-3 genome encodes:
- a CDS encoding proton-conducting transporter membrane subunit, whose product MTELDLPRAMIDTLTTAGAWVIVLPIVLALMGGALMLVLRQAGRLSLLVALVVVGAIIACEIALLIRIAEVGPVSMTMGRWLPPFGISLTADLFSAAFALAASVVTFVVLVYAEIDRDTGDRNNNFHALVLLLLAGVTGAFLTGDLFNLYVWFEVMLIASFGLLVTGGSAAQMDGAVKYGFLNFLATTLFLLSLGLLYGLLGTLNMADIMRVAPMANSAAMTGVAALLLLAFGMKAAAFPLNAWLPAAYHTPPAAVSALFAGLLTKVGAYALLRALVAVLPASRDLLEPVLLILAIGTLLTAPLGAIAETNLRRGVGFLVIGGIGAVLAGLALANVSGVAGAGLYIFHAMLTMTALYLVVGLVERRTGARDTRQMGGLYAANSGLSILFLVLILAAAGVPPFLGFWPKLILLEAGVEAGGWGAAVVGALVINAVLTLIAGARLWSHIFWRNAPDGASGQAGQGGAPGYVAVGALTLAIVAAGLWPNPLIEGGQIAAGDILDPARYVSAVGLAEAQP is encoded by the coding sequence ATGACCGAGTTGGACCTGCCCCGCGCCATGATCGACACGCTCACCACCGCCGGCGCGTGGGTGATCGTGCTGCCCATCGTCCTGGCGCTGATGGGTGGTGCGCTGATGCTGGTCCTGCGGCAGGCAGGGCGACTTTCGCTCCTCGTGGCGCTTGTCGTCGTTGGCGCCATCATCGCCTGTGAGATCGCGCTGCTCATCCGCATTGCGGAAGTGGGACCGGTCAGCATGACCATGGGGCGCTGGCTCCCACCCTTCGGCATCAGCCTGACCGCAGACCTGTTCAGCGCCGCCTTCGCACTGGCCGCCTCCGTGGTGACTTTCGTAGTGCTTGTCTATGCCGAGATCGATCGCGACACAGGGGATCGGAACAACAATTTCCATGCTCTGGTGCTGCTTCTCCTTGCCGGGGTGACGGGTGCCTTCCTGACCGGCGACCTCTTCAACCTTTATGTGTGGTTCGAAGTGATGTTGATCGCCTCGTTCGGCCTGCTGGTGACCGGCGGCAGCGCGGCGCAGATGGATGGGGCGGTCAAATACGGCTTCCTCAATTTCCTCGCGACGACGCTGTTCCTGCTCTCGCTCGGCCTGCTCTATGGCCTGCTGGGCACGCTCAACATGGCCGACATCATGCGGGTAGCGCCCATGGCCAATTCGGCCGCGATGACGGGCGTGGCGGCATTGCTGCTGCTGGCCTTCGGCATGAAGGCCGCGGCCTTTCCGCTCAATGCCTGGCTGCCGGCGGCCTACCACACGCCGCCGGCAGCCGTGTCGGCGCTGTTCGCCGGGCTCCTGACCAAGGTGGGTGCCTATGCGCTGTTGCGGGCGCTGGTCGCGGTGCTGCCGGCCAGCCGAGATCTGTTGGAGCCTGTGCTGCTCATCCTCGCCATCGGCACGCTGCTGACGGCGCCATTGGGCGCCATTGCCGAAACCAATCTGCGCAGGGGCGTTGGTTTTCTGGTCATTGGCGGCATTGGCGCGGTGCTGGCCGGCCTGGCGCTGGCCAATGTCAGCGGCGTGGCGGGGGCGGGCCTCTATATCTTCCATGCCATGCTGACCATGACGGCGCTCTATCTCGTGGTCGGGTTGGTCGAGCGCCGCACGGGCGCCCGCGATACGCGGCAGATGGGTGGGCTCTATGCCGCCAATAGCGGGCTTTCCATTCTCTTCCTGGTCTTGATTCTTGCCGCTGCCGGCGTGCCGCCTTTCCTCGGCTTCTGGCCCAAGCTGATTCTGCTTGAAGCGGGCGTCGAGGCCGGCGGCTGGGGCGCTGCCGTGGTCGGGGCGCTGGTAATCAATGCAGTGCTGACGCTTATTGCAGGCGCTCGGCTCTGGTCGCATATTTTCTGGCGCAACGCGCCCGATGGCGCATCGGGACAGGCGGGGCAGGGCGGGGCCCCTGGCTATGTCGCCGTGGGCGCCCTGACCCTCGCCATCGTCGCCGCGGGACTCTGGCCCAATCCGCTGATCGAAGGTGGGCAGATCGCCGCCGGGGATATCCTCGATCCCGCGCGCTATGTCTCGGCGGTGGGACTGGCGGAGGCGCAGCCATGA
- a CDS encoding Na+/H+ antiporter subunit C: MDYILAVLVGLFIALGVYLLLSRSVIRMLLGMTIFGNGVNLLIFTAGRVTREIAPIVPPGLATPEGPIANPLPQALILTAIVIGFSMFCFLLVLAYRAYQSLDADNTDRMRLAEPPNAPQPPLSY; encoded by the coding sequence ATGGACTACATCCTCGCCGTTCTGGTTGGCCTCTTCATTGCCCTTGGCGTTTATCTGCTGCTGTCGCGCTCGGTTATCCGCATGCTGCTCGGCATGACTATCTTCGGCAATGGCGTGAACCTGCTTATCTTTACTGCGGGTCGGGTTACGCGGGAAATCGCGCCGATCGTTCCGCCGGGGCTCGCTACCCCGGAAGGGCCAATCGCCAATCCGCTGCCGCAGGCGCTGATCCTCACCGCCATTGTCATCGGCTTTTCGATGTTCTGCTTTCTCCTGGTGCTGGCCTATCGCGCCTACCAGAGCCTTGATGCCGACAATACCGACAGAATGCGACTGGCCGAGCCGCCAAATGCGCCTCAACCACCGCTGAGCTATTGA